Within Wyeomyia smithii strain HCP4-BCI-WySm-NY-G18 chromosome 2, ASM2978416v1, whole genome shotgun sequence, the genomic segment TCTCGCTtatcaaaggtttttttttcgcctcGGTGATTGAAAGCAATAATAAAGAGTGTGGATGAAAAATGGGGAAAATTTTCACGTGTCACCTTTAAAAGGGTGATATCCGTGAGATTAACTATCAATTAAGTAGAGATCGCGGTAAAaaccctcgaaaattatataaatttgctcctgagagtataatctcaaccagtttttcgaaaatgggcagatttagtgcaattgaaaacgaacgtgcTAACTCTCACACCCACGGGaaaggggtgacacccaaattttccgccccgggtgtcacccagtCACGCACGCAATGAAACCACAATGCAAAACAGGCATCCTTTTTATCAAAAAGTTTTTCCTTCTTCGAGGaacgaaacaattttgctgacaatgatgttttgaattgttttCAGTTCTGCTATCTTTTGAACTAATTTAGTTTGATAAAGCGGAGTAAATATTTTCGTGATTACAATCACGATTggaaaatatactaaaacaCCTAATCAGTGGAATATGATACCATTCATGAAAAGGGTACTAATTTAAAAGCCCTATCGTGTTTTTGATCTTAATCGATGAAGCAtggcttaaaaatgcatgaggCATTCttaattttatgttttcaagATTTCGAACAATTTGTTGCTTGAAAAATTGTGAAACTATAGTGTTGTTCGAAGGAAAACCAAGTCCAAGACAACGCTGATAATAGAAAGAAAAACCTTCGTCGTTGTTCTATTTCTTATTGAATGAAGCGTATAACCACAGATAGACgttcaagcaagaacaacattgataaaAAATTCTGTGTAAATTCTCGAAGAAaaatgcgttataaatcacttgtacagtAGCACTGTTATGTTTCCTTAttgctacaattttttttcgcaggTGTATGAGGCTAGCGTCACTGAAAGCGCTATCTGACTACGTATTATTAGAACTATGAAGTTTACACAAATTaaaaactcagcttggacgtctgtctgcggtataACTCTGTATAACATTACATATTGGTGAACGGAGCACTACGTTCACACCTCTGTGTgaacaaacttttgaaaacAGGAAACGAGACTAGCGCCGCTATCTCTTACGGCGGATTCCGGAAACAAGTCCGATGTTGAACCGGGGTTGAAAAGAACAATAAGGTCAGAATAGGAAAATTGGTCAtctcttatttttaatttttgaaggtTATATAAATTTTCGTACTTTCAAGAAAGTGTGTTTGTGAAAGCCAGTATTATCCGGATCGTTCATAAAATCAAGTTTCTATCTCTGATTTTAGTCCCCTGTTGTCTACCACAGAGTAATAGACGGCACACtagaacctagctccatcgccacagaaACGATCATTTAAAATTTCCAGTCACATAACAGTCGTCGCGGGACAACACTGTCTGGGGCACAGTTATTAGGATTGGTCGATCTTGAATAGATCTACGGAAGATCGATCATTTCAACCCCGATTCTCGATTTTTCTGATCAATTTTTCAGCCCTGGAAAAATTGAAAAGATCGCTTTTTTTCGATCCGTTTTTTTCGATCTTAtgaaatttcatttatttttcagcgTGCAGAACTTTTTCTAGATGCGAATTTGAGTAATTGTATCGTGTACCGTTTCTGGTCATGTGCGGTCGTTCCAAGgggatgacatcatgctatcccTTTCTAATGTGAGAGTGAAGAGTTCTTCCGGCAACCATTTCaagttaaatggaatttttgctGGACTTTTCTCGTATCTGTCAGACGAACCGCAGACcgttgagatgttgggtacgcagaaaatatatgagatttgacagcgatagcatagtcctggttcgttcaagctcaagctcaagctaccGTGTACCGTTTCTGGTCAGGTCAGGTATCGTGTATCGTTTCCGGCTAATGTTATCTTATCggcttttgaatggttgcgtgcAGTAATAACATCATCATGCCTCCATATAGTCCATTCCATTCCTGCCCATAATACAACAGTCGAACCAAgctccaaaaacattatttcgagtaatcgctttcagggattttttgttataggggcttattacagaaaacgaggcgagTGACGagtcgcctgaccaatttttatgttgcagatggtgagtcggctggattttggactgtttgactcagctgtcaccagccaagttccACTCATATTCTCTAATATAACATTTTGCTCATCTCGTCAGTGACGAGAGGCGATTATTTATGTGACTTGAATTCTCCATGAATAATAGAATAATAGATTATTCTTTCTCACGTACACTGGTGTTAATACCaaagttaatttaaaaaaaaggtgcTTGGTTTGGTAAATTTCACAGCGACACAGAAAGTGCTTTAAAAATCGATTCAACAGAGATCGATCCTGCGGCTCCGATTTCTCAGATAGATCGATCCTGAGACTCATGGGTTGAATCGATCCTAAAGATCGATCTTTTCCTGAAGATCGCTCAATCCTAACTGTTATGTAATCTCATGCATTTTTGTGGTTCTCGATTTGACACAAGCACatatacacgctcgtaaataataactctaaaatgagtaacatttgacgcattttcgtaaaaagtggaacaactcttaaattgagtaactccacaaatactcaaaactgagtaacactaggcgtctttaaaatgagtcattattactcaaaatttgagtacgacattactcattttttgggtacagtttagtttcattactggctagaaatccgccacggccaataaacgacaccacatgttcatcaaaagtaaacagttataatgccttctgaggcgcacacaattaaaaaacatatgtcaCAGAATGAAGCACATCGTTAtcatctttcaaaatggacgtcgttatatgcgacgttactcagaaagaagttatatgaagggaacccaaaaagtgagtcaaagttactcaaaatcaaacaggacttctactcattttttggcgtctacgaacatcgttctgaactgagtcagagttgctcagttcatgagttattatttacgagcgtgcacTACCGTTGCTGTCGAAGCACATGACCCACCGTAAACACGGCActagatggtgctagtgttacatACGTAAACTACTGTTGTGTTCCGAAAAATTTAGTTAGTTTGTGGctgtagaaacatttttttaaaaactgggTTAGAGTTGCTTTAAATATCCGGCTTTTTATCTGTCATTGAAGTGACAAGGCATTATGCATTGCGATCGCTCTTTTGGTTTGATTGTGAGATTTTCAAGTGTGTTTCGCCGTTGCTAAAAGAATTCGCCCGCACTAATTTCACTTCACCCCGCCTAAAGCACATAATCTAtcatacagtcaggtttttttttacgcgggggatacgcatctcgtaaaaaaccgcgttaattcgaaaatccgcgtaaaaaaaccgcgctaatttgaaaatccgcgtaaaaaaaccgcgttaataaaaaatccgcgtaaaaaaacacgttttttttaattcgcgtaaagtagtccagcaaaaagggctttagaaaaaacccgagacgctctagaaccagtatttaaaattgtccactttgacggtcattccggatctttcggtgggcggagagtattttttggactaattcttattactagataaacacctaaacgtttctggttccaaacccacgttaattcggaaattcgtgaattttttttctgaattagcgcggtatcgcgtaaaataaaccgcgttaattcaaaaatccgcgtaaaaaaaactcgtaataaAACGCGTATAAaaacaccgcgtaaaaaacctgactgtactatGAGGAAAACGAGTCTCAATTTTTGTTTTCGGTACAATTACAAATTATTCTGAGTTGGCTTACGATTTCCATTTCCATCATTGTATCAATAAGCTCACCATACGGCCACATACATAATACATACGTAAACTTGGCGATTTTTCCTGGTACGCGTTGCCCCATAGTATTCAGTACcccgtcctgtccaactgctcgacaaataataaaaatgaattttcttatcctcggctttatcgagcgcCAGAGAAAGTCACAAAAGGAACTGTCAGAAAGTTCTTTACAAAATcattgcagcatttttcgaatgggaacgagacaaatgcagggctgcgcaggtacactgccttcataaaccaactattttggaagatttcttccttagtgttacgtatgtcttatgtaagTGATACGGCGCTGgggtatccagctttttacgcgccataatggcgaacgctataatgcaaagttcgtaataaattacccaccctttcGACAACTCTGCtaacgtcagtttgaagtcttcatatattttatatctggtaacatttgtgttgccaatttttcagaattcgcaaatctgacgtaagcagaaagGTTCGagtattacgaacacgcattatagcgaccgcctttatggtgcgtaaaaaagctggggtggcattgcgcagctcgattcgaacgattttcgctattttcgagtaggtcacatactgccagttatgctttaagcttaaaaggagctgtcattgtcatttgtcatgCGGCTCATCTATCctgcaaagtcgaaaaaaatacaaaaaaaaacgaaacatagcgcccccagcgatcatttagttttgttcgagttgctcgaaacgaaatgcgcaatgtcacccctggaTAAGCTATTTATAACGGatcccaataaaaaaaatatgtgtaaCAGCTTGTTAAGCTTTAGTTCAGTGTGGTTCAGTCTTTCATTTCGATTGattgttttgtaaaaaaaaactgataatgTCGAATAAAAAATGGTATACCtaacaagtctcgtttctctgTTAATTCAATGAAGACTAAACTATTTGGCTTTGATATTATCGCACCTTTCATGCAGATTCTCCTAGTACCGGAAGTGGCGGCACGTATTATTCCCCGGGAGGGGTATTCGATCAAAAATATGCCCCATATGGTCCACCACAACCCGTTGATTTTCCTACGTACGGCCATGGATACGAGTCCCACCCCGACTATAATCCTCATGGATACGGTTACAGTCTTGGAAATCCATACAGCGGCAAGGTAATCTTGGTATTTATAATAGCAATATTTTTACTGACAAAATTTACTCTTCTATCCAGGATCTAGCCAAATCATTTCTTCTTCCATTAGCTGGTGCTGCCTTAATCGGTCTCGCCGCTGCACTGGTGTTTAATCCGGCACTATTGCATTTGGGAGTTGCTGCTGTGGGGAAACGGAAACGACGAGATGTGACTACGAATGCACATGATCTAGCGTATCGAGCATGGTTGTTAAAACCACCCACCCCAACGACTCCTTCGACATAACATGTTGATAAAGAAGTCCAACAATAAGCTCAGCCTACCTCACCATCAGTTGCTTTCTAAAAAAGATGCTATCACAATTTAAATTAAATCTCTGTGAGCTAGCTTGGAAGTAAATAGCACCAGTAATTTATTTATACCCATGAGACGAACAATGAAACCAGCCGACTTTAAATGGGATTTAGGGAACCCGTCAAAATCAGGaactaaattaaattttagTGTTTGATTTTGTTGATTGATGCCAGCAatatagtttttaagatactttaATAAGGTCTCCTTCGTAATTTATACTAAATTGCAAATAAATGAATCATGTTCATTGTAAGTTCTATGTTGTTTTTCTTTACACTTTAAAATGGctgtacagtgctttttcgattttatcacgatcaaaaaaaattttaccgtgaatttggcgaaaccgtgaatttagcgaaatgataaaaattaatttttttttgtgttggattaattgaaatttatgatattttgtgaaaaatgatgcacttgcatagttgaatggaatataagttcaagatacaaatgaataaacaagaaaaggttattttttgatattttttgaattttcgcggactttctcacggctattatacatgcaatatcaatttGATTGATACTGCtcattctttagcatagctagcagagtctaatgcttgtttatgtgaaattgtggaaccgctaggttttataatttttaaaaccaCGCTCTATGAGGGCCAAACTGTAGggatttttaagttgttaacagatcttcTTTCTCAACTGCCCGAATACttcatttttgcttcaaagtcaatgaaatacgtatttcacggttcatttttctcaaaattatgacacaaattatttgtaacagttatgacacttggttgcctcagaaaattgaccaaataaattgagttcataaaactatacacatgcaaggacacaaggcacgaatgaaaatgatgtttcgaatacattttctgcaactggaagtacattattcttgatttgaagtttttttataaaaaagcgtgataaaaacgaaaaaaaaaacgtgagaaaatcgagcgtgaatttggcgagtagtgataaaaacgactgttgataaaagcgaaaaagcactgtattagGTTAATAAACCTTATTTACCATACGTTCTGCATAACTACAGGGAATAAATATACAGACTAGAAAAATATATCCCAATTCAAAATTGCAAGCCAGCTTGTACACAAAAGCGGTCTGTCCACAATTCATCTAAGCTAACGAAGACGATggacgtctgttctctgtgagttgtttgataaatttcctctGTCCTAATAAGCTGTAACAATAAGTTAGAAAAATTACCACACTGAGCGATACCTAATTTAAGAGATTTCTCGTGGGTGAAAAGCTGAAAATATGTATATTCACCAATTCAAATCAGTTAATAGTGGTCATTATTATAAATCCTGGAAATAGGGACGCTGGTTTCATTTTGACTTTGAAGATCAACTTTTGCTCCActatatttttactaacttcaAATGATCAAAGCTGAGCTGGATCAAAACAATCATTTGACAATTGATAGTTTTGGTATCTATTTTAAATAGTGGAAATCACGAAACAGACTCATTCATAACACCGAACGTTGTTTGTAAATTACCACTATGCATTTTGCGTCTGAATCAGACGCTATTCAAACTGTCACTTTGACAAATTACACCGAAACGCAAATTTCGCTCCGTTAGAAGAAAAGAGAGTAAACGCGTTTCTCTTTCATACTGGCTTCGTAAACGTTTCGTAGGAAAAAAAGAGAACGAAACGAGCGAGTTGCTACGATCGACGAACCGGGCGAGTTTGATGTTCATCGCGTATTCAATTCACATATCGCAGTGATGGCGGCGTAGCAAATAAGTGCAGAGTGTAACAAATAGATATTTCTCAGCTTAACTGTGCGTGTAGCAGATCCGAAAGTTTGAAGCTACCAAACGAGCTTCAGTTTGGCATATACAATAATCAAATTTGTTGAACTAGCAAATCGGAACTGGGCAAAGCAATTTTGAATGCCCGATTGAGCAAAGCTAGAAAATTTTCCTGGTCAGCCGCAGCCTTTCCTTCAGTCTCCTTCACAGTACTCGACATCTCCGCATTCACACAGTGCGAGGAGAAAAGAAGAGGAACTGCTGCAATTTATGTTATACCATTTTTCTGCTTCCTTATTTCTGCCAATTTCATTAATAAAAGTAAAGCAGAAAAGTTCCGAGGGGATACTAATCCCCCGAAACACTAAAATTCAGGTTTTCTGTATACATTTCAGTCCCGAATTTCGATACGGGGACTAGAAAACCGAACTAGGCTGAAAAGAAACGGGAACTTTCACAGTGTGCATTAAATGGTAATGCATGCCAGGAAACCGCAGCGTTTACTGAATGATGGGTAATAATTTGTTCATTTCTAAACCCAAGATCTGCAGCTAAAACCCTCGAAAAATGGTCAAACCCAGTTTGGAAAGTTTCTATCTGCAGATGAATTGGGAAACTCGGCAATTTTGACACCGACAGAATGGGGCGAAAGCAAAATCTATTGCccttattttttcttctgtcaTGGTGAAACTTGCCTTCGTTTTCGCTCAATACACGAGCTAATTTTCTAAAAGCTAACACATATCTTTTTTTATCTTATTTCTTCCAGATACCACCAGTCCCATCAGTATCaggtaaatatgaaaattgcgGACTATTACAATAATTTCTACATTTTGCAAGTCgaaaatcaatcgattttttgcaacttgttttggcttttcctCTCCACTAAAACAGCAGCATCGGTATGCAAAACATTAATCAGATATTAAATTCAATTCGTGTTTACACCTGACATTTCCTTCACAGGTAGACCAATCTCGGGTTTATATTTGATAAACTGTCTGAAGTTTACTAGTGTATTTTTTGCCGACATTTTGCCTCCCATACTCTGTCTGCATCTTGTTTCCCACCCCCTCCGCGAGTGCACACCCATCTTTTATCAAGTGCACTCGGTGAAGGGTTTTGCTAAACATTACCGCGGGTGTTCATCCGGATTTTCCGATAGGGTTTCGCTTCTCGACAGGTATCGGTAACTTTGTCATTTagtctgtatttttttttcttgccatACGCTGTGATAATGATCGTGTTACATCTATTTGTCTCCATTTCCATTTCTTATGCTTTTCTAGTTTTGCTTTCGTTGTATAGTGTGAAACTATTTACAGTTACCTAGTACATACCTAGCTCGGCTGGATGCAACGAATTGCAAGGCAAAATGAAAACGAATAATGTTACGGACTGCTTCCAAAGTGCAGTTTCAAAGTAATAAACTGGAGTAAACAAGTAAAACTACTGAAAAAACGTTGTGAAACATTTTCTTACAGTTCTTCTAAGTTTACGTTCCAAAAACATAAACTAACAATCTTGCCGTTTTCAAATGGGTTTTGGGCAAAGCCCAATCTGATCGACAGTGCTTGTCATTGTATCTCAGTAAACCTAGCAGCATAATATTGAATTGAGAATGTAATTTATGATCAGTTCTACGCTCTCGCTAATCATAGAATGCTGGGATCAATATTTAATTTCCAGTAAGGTATTCAACATCCAAGTAGGTAACTGGAATTAACAAACAAATCTTCGTTCGAAGGAATCAATTCTATTGGCTCGGTTCAGGTCATGGGAATTCATCTCTGGAACAGTTGCAGTATTCCAAGTGAGAGTGAGAACTCCTAGATAATAGATGTCACTGAAATTTTTGGAGATGTGCATTATGTTCCTGTTAGCTTTGTCAACGATATACATGCTATGTGTTGATTCAATGTTAGTTTATAGTTTGTCGCCGATTAATGCTAGGTTGATAAACATCACTCAACGTGGACATTCAGAAAATCCAACAGGTGCATACGATCAGGGGATGCATAAATTGCGACCTCGACGTTCATTATCCCTTACTTGACGGGCAACCAGTCTTTGTGTTCGAGAACAGAGGCTTTCAGTTGGTGGTGAACTGTGATCATAGCTCTACAACCTGAAGTTTACCGGCTATTTTGTGATCTTTTCTTATAGTGGAAACATAATGATTGGGCCCGAAGATTTGCCGAGAGATGGTACGGTTATCAAGTCAGGATTTTTATATACTGTCGATGCAATATTGGATGTTGAAGCATTAATCGAAGCGAGTCATCACCTTGTTCTGAGAGTACTGTCATGAAGGAGAACTCATCTAGTTCTACTTGAGGAATCACTTTTTACACGATTATTTAAAAAAGACGATTTTCTGTGCAAAAGTTACACAAAGTTTATCAAATCGAACGTCTTCTACAGCATTATTTTGTTATGATAGCTTTATCAAACCTTGTAGCTTACTTACCAAATTTCAACGAGATTTTCCATCAGCTTTTTTAAAGTACAGCATTGATCTGACCTCTCAGTTGGCATAGGTACTGTTTAAATGTCACAATAATAGATAACAGAATAACAGAAAACCAAGTTTTAAGATCAGTCTTTTGAACAGATACAACCCAAACCTGCTGATAAGTATCGATGTCATATTATGGCGGTCCAATTTGGTTTTGAATGCCACCCACGTAACAACAACAATCTTGCACGCTAGCCTTCGGCACCAATAGTAGTGTCGATCAACTAAATTAGTTGAGACGTGATTGGGAATCGAATCCGATAGCACAACCGTGTGAGAACTAgtcgatcgacatcgctaaccacagagcctcAGGGAACACACATGCCACCCACGTACCGAGTTGTAATTGACGCTCTAAAGTCTATTTCATGGAGTTGAAATATAGAACTTGATTTACTACAGTGATACTATTCTCCGGGATACTACTACGTCTACGACGATTTGATATGCAACTGATATCGAACCAATGTTTACGCTGAGAAATAATCCAAACCTCTTAAAGTGGTTTTGCATCGTATTCTGTACTCACTATGCTATTTAGCATTCGGAGGTTTATGCACAaagttttgcagttttttttgcCGCCGAGATTATTCATAAAGTAAATGAAATCTATTGATGCTGTTTAAAACTGCTTTGCTGAAAGTCTGACTTTGCTTTTCTTAAGGACCATGTTTTCCATTGCTCTTATCGCATATCCCTAACTCAATATTTTCCCTATTTTATTCCAGAACTCAAAATACACTTCATCCAAAAGGGATTATGAGCGAGAGGCTAGCCGATCGGGCGGCTATGGACGCGATCGGGACAATTCTCCGGCAGGAAGTTCGATGAACAATGGTATGTACTCTCGAATGCATTTTATAAAGCAGTTTCCATACAAACTCATCGCTACTTCTTTTCAAAGGAAACTACAAATCTATTTCCCCGGATCTTGACTCGCCGAGAGACCGAGATCGTGAGCGCGATCGGGACCGCGACCGTGAGAGGGATAGGGACCGAGGAGGAGGCGACCGGTATCAGTACGGAATGAGCAAAATACGTGACAAGGATCGTGACCGAGATTATAAAAAGGATAAATATTCGGGTGAGTGTTGAGTTTTTAGTACAGAAAGCAGCACTTAATAACTAACTCACATTTCTCATAGATTCGCTACGATCGCCGAAGGACAAGCGTAGTCGCAGTGATCGAGACACGGATCATCGTTCTAATCATGATCGGCGGTTGAAGCTGTCCGTGTCAGAGAAGCGTGGCGGATCTAGTTCTAACTCCGACGACCGAGAACGGGATCGTGAACGAGAACGAAGTGAACGGGAACGCGAGCGGGAACGTGATCGCGACCGTTTACGGGATCGTGATCGCGATCGTGGAGGTATTGGAAGCGGCGGAGGAGGTGGTGGTGGTAGTGGAGTAGGAGGTAGCGGTGGAAGTGGTGGAGTAGGTGTGAGCAGTGGTGGAGGGGGTAGTGGTGGAGTAGGCAGCGACCGAGTTAACCGCGTCGGTGATTGGAGTGAACATGTAAGCTCGTCTGGAAAAAAGTATTACTACAACTGCAAGACCGAGGTGTCCCAGTGGGAAAAACCGAGA encodes:
- the LOC129725884 gene encoding uncharacterized protein LOC129725884, with amino-acid sequence MKQFVVHPVTLVLVLASVLTQHVKCITNSKPGTPISGSFSSSTESSQQLKDLKTDGTSSFWSPHPEYYHERDRYNRPDKTDFVTSYGNHDGTNKYGSGSLSSPYGSYGNKDRLGYNSPSTGSGGTYYSPGGVFDQKYAPYGPPQPVDFPTYGHGYESHPDYNPHGYGYSLGNPYSGKDLAKSFLLPLAGAALIGLAAALVFNPALLHLGVAAVGKRKRRDVTTNAHDLAYRAWLLKPPTPTTPST